The sequence GTAAGAAGGAGCTATCAATACTTCAAAGAATATTTCATTAATGGCTTCAGCTGTTGCTGCATCAATGGTTTGATTACAAACAAGGACGCCTCCAAATGCGCTTTCAGGATCACCGGCCAATGCTGCATCCCATGCTGTTTTTACAGTTGGTCTTGCCGCAACGCCACAAACATTGGTATGTTTAATGATAGCAAATACAGCTTCCTGATAATCACTAAAATCTGCAATAAGCTGAACTGCTGCATCCACATCTACCAGATTATTATACGAAAGTTCCTTCCCGTTTAGTTGCGCAAATACGCTGGATAAATCACCTGTGAATTTTGCTTGCTGATGTGGATTTTCCCCATAACGAAGTGCTTTCTCTTCAACTGGATTAAAGTAGTTGCTGATAGCAATATCGTAATGCATCACTACTTCAAAAGCTTTAGCTGCAAAAGCTCTTCTTTGTTCAATGGTGGTATTTCCTTCCTGATCAATCAAAAGTTTTTCTAAATCGCCATAACTGTCTTTGGCTGCAATAACGGTAACATCTTTAAAGTTTTTTGCAGCTGCTCTAATCATGGAAGGCCCGCCAATATCAATCTTTTCGATGATAAGCTTTTCTTCACTGGTGCTGCGCAATGTTTCTTCAAAAGGATACAGGTCTACAATTACCAGGTCAATCTCTGGGATTTTATAATCCTGCATTTCCTGTAAATCCTGTGCTTCGTATCTTCTTCCTAAAATACCTCCGAACACAACTGGATGAAGTGTTTTAACCCTGCCGCCTAAAATAGAAGGGTAGGTAGTTAAGCTTTCTACTGGTACGCAGGTAATGCCCAGATTTTCAAGAAAGGTCTGAGTTCCACCGGTTGAATAAATGGTGATTCCCAGCTTCTGAAGCTGGCGGGCAATGGGTTCCAGGCCGTCTTTATAAAAGACGGAGATTAACGCAGATTGAATTTTTTTTTGCATATGTTTTGCTTTCAGCCCTTCGGCAGTTAATGGGGCAAAAGTTAGAGATTGTATTCAAAAGCACCTTTTTCAGGTACCGAATAATGGCGCAAATGTAAGCGCTCTGCTTCTTTTTTCCATTTTTGTATTTTCCACAATGGGGTACTGCTATCGAAAACCAGCAGGGTTGCGGGAAAATATTTTGCTATGGCTTTCATGGGAACAGGTCTACTGCCTGTTATGACAATCAGATCTACAATGGGTACAGTGGCCAGATCTGGAAAAGGAAGCTGCGGACCAGCAATCAGAATCACTTTGTTCCTGCTAATTATGAAAGGTTTTTGTAATGCAACAGAAACAGGACGGATCGATTTTCCCGTTCTGTACAAGGTTCGGCCAGGTTTTACAACCTGATTCACCAGAACAGGATTGAAATTGAAAGCCGAGTCTCCCAGAAACTGGTGCCCTAATCCCTCCATGATATCAATGGCACTATGTTTAGGCGTATGATATATGATTATTTTTTTTTGATGGCGGTGGTGCAGGGTGTCAATTGTATGTATGCCAACAATGAACAAAAGCGTTGAGGCTGCAATAAAAAAGAAGACTTTACTTGTATGCAGCAGCCACTGATACAGTGAAATAATACAAGCAAAAAGCAAAAGCATTTGCCATCCACTAATTTGTATATACTCAGTGAGCGCAAAAGGAAGTGAAGCTGTTTTTTCAATTAACTGATTCAATTGAGATAATAGCCAATCAATACAAGTGCCTAGTGGGGAGGCAATGATTGAAAATGGTGCCAACAATAGCAAACCAATTAACAGGTACAATATGAGTCCTGAAACAGGAATGGCAATCCAGTTTGCAATCAGAAATAAATTGGGGAAGCTGTGAAAATAATACAGCAATAAAGGCAAAGTAAGGATTTGTGCCCCCAATGTGATGCTGCACATTTGCCATCCCAGTTGCAACAGTTTATTTTTTAAGAAAATTAGTTTTTCAATTGGTCTTGCAAAAAACAGTATCCCCAGAACAGCCGCATAGGAAAGCTGAAACCCAATATCCCAGAGAAAATCCGGACGAAACAGCAAAAGACAAAATGCCGACCCTGCTAAGCTGTTCATCTGATGGTGTGGCCTGTTCTGCTGTTCTCCCAGCAATAGGAAGCTGAACATGACGGCAGCTCTAAGTACGGAAGCACCTGCGCCAGTTAACAAAGCAAATCCCCATAGGAAAAATAAAATACATATGGTTCTGATCCAGCTGAATTGTTTCAATCTTCTGATAGGCTTAAAGAGTAATAACAATAGGCTATAAATCATGCCGAGGTGTAATCCGCTGATGGCAATGATATGTATCACACCCGTATTGCTGTATGCATTCATCAATGTTTTATCCAGATGCGCCTTATAGCCAATCAGCAATGCTTCTGCAACTCCTCTTTCTCTGTTGCTTTTAATGTATAGATACAAAGTATGCAATACGTATTGTCTGGCTTTTTGTAATAAAGAACTGGTTATTGAAAATGGGTGCTGACTAGTGATGCGGTAATCTTTTTTTGTAAGATATACCTGATGAAAAATATGCTGAGCAGCTGCATATTGTTTAAAATCAAATCCCCCCGGATTGGTTACTGATACTATGACTGTAGGTTTTTTAAACAACTGAATTTCCATACCCTCATTGAGAGAATCAAGAGGGATATCAACATTAAAATAGATTAGTAGCTTTGTCTTATGCATAGCTGCCAGCGCCTGATAGCTATTCGCTTTTTTAATGGGAGTTTCTAACAGAACCACTTTATTGCTGATGGGAGTAGCAGCAGGTATACTTTGCTTGTGTAGTATAATGCCTGCGCAAATGAACAGCAACTGTACAGACAATCCCGTCATCCATTGTCGCTTAAAAAAATGAAAAAGTCTGCTGCGGCCATTGAAAAGCCAAAGCAACGAGCTTATTGTAAAAACAGTCACAATCAACCCATTCGGAACAACTACAAATTTGCCCAGCAACAAGCCTGTAATGAGTGCGAGGGTGATGCGTATCATGGGAAATTGCCACCAGCGTTGCGATGTATAAATTTTCGCCATGGAATAAACCTAAACAAAAAGGCCACAGTATTTTACTGCGGCCTTCAAAAAGCGTATTAATACCTTATCTGCTCAGGTTCATACTACGTTCTTTGTAGAGTGTTCTGAAATAAGGATCTCTAAGATCTTTGATAAAACGGATCGCTTCTCCGGTGCTCTTCATTTCCGGTCCTAATTCTTTATTTACGCCAGGGAATTTTTCGAAACTGAATACAGGTTCCTTGATGGCGTATCCTTCCAGTTTTTTCTCCATAGTAAACGCTGATAATTTAGCAGCACCCAGCATTACCTTGGTAGCAATATTCAAGTATGGAATCTGATAAGCTTTCGCAATAAATGGTGTTGTTCTGGAAGCACGTGGGTTGGCTTCAATCACGTACACTTTACCGTCTTTAATAGCGAACTGAATATTGATTAATCCGCGGATGTTTAAAGCACGCGCAATTTTTTCTGCATAGAATTCCATGGTTTCAATTACCAGTGGAGTAAGGTTGAATGCAGGCAAAACTGCATTGCTGTCTCCACTGTGAATACCTGCAGGTTCAATATGTTCCATCACACCCATGATATGAAATTCCTCGCCATCAAAAATGGCATCTACTTCCGCTTCCTGACATCTGTCAAGGAAATGGTCAATCAGGATTTTATTACCAGGAATATGTTTCAATAAACTGATGACTGCTTTTTCTACTTCTTCATCGTTGATTACAATTCGCATTCTCTGCCCACCAATAACATAGCTGGGTCTTACCAATACAGGATACCCTACTTTATTAGCTACTTCAATTGCTTCGTCTGCATTGTAGGCAGTGCCATATTCGGGATAAGGAATATTGAGCTCTTTTAATAGATCACTGAAACGACCTCTGTCTTCGGCTATGTCCATATTCTCGAAAGATGTACCCACAATTGGAACTCCTTTTTCGTGCAAACGCTTCGCCAGTTTCAATGCAGTCTGTCCGCCGAGCTGAACAATAATTCCATCTGGTTTTTCCAGTTCAATGATTTCCCAGAGATGTTCCCAGAATACTGGCTCGAAGTACAATTTGTCTGCCATGTCGAAATCTGTGGAAACTGTTTCAGGATTACAGTTCACCATGATGGCTTCGTATCCGCATTCCTTAATGGCGAGTAGACCGTGTACACAACAGTAATCAAATTCAATTCCCTGTCCAATGCGGTTGGGGCCGCTGCCCAGAACAATGATTTTTTTCTTTTTGGAAGGGATCGATTCGTTGGAGTTCAGAGTAGGGTTCATTTTTTCTAAGAATTCTGCAAAATTAAGGTCTCTGAACAATTTTGGCGGTTTTTTTTTCCTTATCTGATTTGACCTCTGATTACGCCGGATGGTCTCATGGTAGAGTGCACATTTACATAAAGCGCGTCATTTTTGATTGAATTCAAAATGGCCATACTGGGAGAAAAGATTTTTGTGATTCCAAAATCTGCAGCCGATTCACAAATGCCAATTAATACACCACCGTTGGCACCTGCAGCCCCTGTATGAATATGTGCGGCACTCAAGGCATCGCTTGCTTCCAGATTGCTTACGGTTACTTTACTGTATAATTTATTGTCTGCGGTAATTCTGATAAGTGCCATTCCTGTTGCGGTAGTTGTAACCGAAGGAACTTCATTCATGCCAGACAATGGAACACTTGCTGCAAAGCTTACTTCATTAAAGACCTGACCTCTTACAATTCCGGAAGGCTGTTGCGTAGAGTGAATATTTACATATAAATCTGCTGTTCCTGCTTTTAAACTATCAATGAATGAAGTTCTTACTCCCTTCACACTTGCTTTAACCATACTGCCTGTAAAAACGGGCATAAAATCTAATACCACCGGTCCATTGGTTACCGGATCTCCGGCATGAATATGCGCCAGGGTTAAATTATCTCCCGATGCTAATCCGGTTACAGAAGCATCCATCGTAATGGAATTGTCGTTGTATACTTTAATAGTAGCCATTCCTCTTTCTGTTCTTCCGGTTGGTTGTGGGTTTTGATTGGCTGCAGCCAATGATACCATGATTTCTTTTACAACCTGTGCTTCAGGAGCAGAATCTGATTTTTTACAAGAAGCAAAAATGGCCGTTGCTGCAAAAATGGTTGCGAATAGTTTGTACTTTCTCATAGTTTTTATTTTTACTTACGAGAAACCAGTCAGTTTGGATTTCTTTATTCAAAAAAATCTGTATTGTTTAAAGTAAATTTGATACAACACGTTAACCTTTTACAAAATCATTGGTATGAAATATCTGTTTATTGTTCTATTAGGTTCATTGTTTGTTTCCTGTTCAGGTCCCCGTGTTTTAGACCTGGCTACTGCACCTGATGCCAATTTTGGTAACTACAAAACCTTTGCTTTTTTCGAAGTCACTGCTTTTGGAGACACTATTACAGAGCAGTTTAATGAGCGCATTGCCTATCTTAAAAAAGGAATTGCAGCGCAGATGGAGCAGCGCCGCTTTACGCAAGTACCAAAAAATCCAGATCTGTTTATCAATATTGGGGTGGCTATAAAGTTAGAAGTGCAAACCCGCGAAACCAGCTGGCCACAAGATGGTATGATGCGCTACATGGGACAGCGCAATTATAAATGGAAGTCGGAAGAAGTGGAAGTGGGTAGGTATAGAAGAGGGGCAATTAGTTTGCATGTAGTAGATGCTGCCAAGAATCATATGCTTTGGACAGCCACCCTTCGGGGATCTTTACCGGACGACAGCACCAAGCTCAAAACCTTTGCTGACAAGGGCATACAGGCTTTGTTCAGTAAGTTCCCTGTGCAGTAGTGCGCATATAATTTTAAAAATAGTTCATTTACCTAATGAACTATTTTCAGCTCCTCCCAACGCGAAGTATAGCGAGGGCTACGCAGTTCTTGCCGCATTTTCCAATTTCGTTTGGTTCCTGCTGCTGCAAACTGAATAATATCGTTGCGCATGGCAAAATTGATATTGTCAATGGCACTCATGAGTTTTCTATTTTGCTGCGGCACGGCATCGGTAAATAAATTTCCCTGCACCGATTCATCGGGCACAAGACCACTTAAAATAACGCCGGCTTTTTTATACACAGCACCTTCCTGAAACAGTTGATCTACCAATGCTACGGCGGGCTTGATGAGTATATGTGTGGCGGAACTAGCATAAGGCAAATGCACATAAGCGCCTACACTATTCCCATGCCTGAATCTGCCTTCTGTTTTTTCTTGTTTCGGAATCACAAAAACATAAATTACCGAAGCGGCACTTTGTTGTCTTCTCAGTTTTTCCGTAGCTCTGGTAATATAGGTTGCTACCGCTTCTTTAATCTGTTCTTTACTGGTTACATTTTTGCCAAACATCCGGGTTGTAGCAATCATTTTTTTGGTGAGCAAGGGGTCTTTCATTTCAATACTTTGTACACCATTCAACTCTCTTAAGAGTCGCTGTCCTACAACCCCACCTAGGTTTTTTTGTACCCATGTTTCAGGCATACTTCGCAAATCAAAAGCCGTGTTGATATTGTATTTACGCAGCTTTTCCGCATACTGGCGGCCTACGCCCCAGATATCTTCTACCGCTGTTTGTTGTAATGCGGTTGCTACTTTTTCCGGCGTGTTCAGCACCATGATGCAATTGGTGGCCTGCTTATTTTTTTTCGCCAGCCGATTGGCTACCTTACTCAATACTTTGGTAGCAGCAACGCCAATAGATACTTTAATGCCAGTCCATTGTTCTACTGTATTTTTCAGGTGGAGCGAAAACGCCTCTAACTGATCGGGCTCAATATGACTGAGGGTTACAAAGCATTCGTCTACAGAGTACACTTCTACTGCACCAGCGGGAAGGCATTGACGCAGGGTTTCCATCACGCGCCAGCTCAAATCCCCATATAAATTATAGTTGGAAGAAAAAGTATGAACGCCCTTTTGTTGAATCAATTCCTTCGCCTGAAAATAAGGGATACCCATAGCAATCCCGGCCTGCTTGGCTTCATCGCTGCGCGACACAATGCATCCGTCGTTATTGCTCAGCACCACCACGGGTGCATTGTGCAGGGCAGGTAAAAAAAGTCTTTCGCAGGAACAATAAAAACTATTGCAATCAATTATTCCAATCATACTAATCTGTCCGGATGATTATACCGCGTGAATAGAATACGTTACGACTCCCCATACCTGGGCCCGTTCATCGAAGCCGCCGGTTAAGGGAATGTCTGCGAATTTTTTGTTCTCTGCTACCAGGGTTAGCTGGTTAAAATTTTTTTGCAACCGGCGCACCAGCAACTCTCCGTCTAAAATGGCAATGATGATTTTACCGCTCACCGGTTTAATACTGCGGTCTACAATTAAAGTGTCCCCGCTGAAAATGCCGGCACCCGTCATGGCATCACTGTTCATCCGAAAGAAAAAAGTAGCTGGCTTGTTGTGCACCAGTTGCTCGTTCAGGTCTATGCCGCGTTCCATATAATCGTCGGCAGCAGCCCCGAATCCGGTGGCATTGGCAGTAGGTACCTCCCACTGCGAATACCGCTTAGAGCCCTTGTAGGCGGCTCCGTACCCGATTTCCCCGTCCATAAAATGATTTTTTACTTACTAAATAATTTAGTAAATTTATACTAAAATAATTATCAATCTAAATTTTGTTTATGCAGGAAGGATATGTTTTACCCAGAGATCAACAGCCACTGATGGCCAGTGAAAGGGAGCAATATTTGCTAATGGCCTATCCTTTTGAAATAGCTGTTTTTGAAGCAACGGAGCAAATGGAAGAAACCATTATTCGCTGGATGCGCCGAATCATTAGCAATAAATCTGTCTTTACGGTGCGGGTGCATCAGCAGATACAGGAAGATACCGGTCAGCTCCAGTTGTGCCTGGCCGATGAAGGTGCTTTTGCACAACTGGCGAATGAACTGAAAGTAGTGAGTCAGTTCATCAGCAGTTATCAGTGCAGGGAAATGTATTTTAATCTCCGGCCAGCTATTCAGCATCAATTGCTCTGCCATTCGCCCGGTTATACCATTACCGAACTGGTGTTGATGCGCAAACCATTCGGGCAGGAACAATACAAACAAGTAAACGTATTTGCTTTAAAACCCTGACGGATGCCCTTGCTTTGGATTCTTAGCTTTATTTTCGTTGAAACGAAGACCATTCATGGAATCCATCATTGAAGCAATAGGACAACTTTGTCAGCAGGCATTACAGCTGACACCAGACCGGATAGAAAAATTACCGCAAAGCGGAAGTGACCGAGTTTATTTCAGGGTATATAGTGCTACAAATACGTATATCGCTACTTACAATATCAACACCCGCGAAACAGCCACATTTGTTTATTTCAGTCAGCACTTTAAAAAAGCCCATCTTCCTGTTCCAGCTATTTTAGCAGTAAACGATACCAATACCATTTATTTACAGGAAGATTTGGGAACTGAATCACTGTTGAATAAACTGGAAGCAAGCGGACACGGTGAGTATGTATACCAGCTTTTTCAGAAAAGCCTTTCAGCATTGGCTCGCATGCAGGTACTAGGACATCAGGGTTTAGACTATAACTGGTGCTTAACAGCCAAGGAATTTGGTAAGCAAGCCATCATGAGTGATCTCTTGTATTTCAAGTATTATTTTCTGGACACCCTGCAATTGCCTTACGATAAACAGGCAATGCTGGATGATTTTGATGCATTGAGTACTTACTTAACACGTACGCAGAATAAGTATTTTATGTTCCGCGATTTTCAAAGCAGGAATATTATTGTACAAAACGATCAGGTACATTTTATTGATTATCAGGGAGGCATGCAAGGTGCATTGCAATACGATGTGGCATCCTTGTTGTGGCAGGCAAAAGCAGAATTAAGCGAGGAATGGAAAGACCAATTGCTGGAATATTATATGGATCAGGTAGATCCATTATTGCCCGAACCCGTAGACAGAATTACGTTTGTAAGTCAGTACAATGGCTATGTATTGATTCGTTTGTTACAGGTATTGGGTGCTTATGGATTTAGGGGCTTGTTTGAACGAAAAGCGCACTTTTTAGCGAGCATACCGCTGGCTTTACACAACCTGAAATTTTTCATTGAACACAAACGGGTGGGAATTGTAACACCTGAATTTGATCGTGTACTGAAGCTGGTAGTAGAAGACAGCATGATCAATAAATTTGTAGCACCACAGGCCAATGAAAAAACACCGCTGGTGATTACCATCAACAGCTTTAGCTATAAGCGCGGATTGCCCCATGATGATACAGAGAATGGAGGCGGGTTCATGTTTGATATGCGTGGTATTTTAAACCCGGGCCGATTTGATGAATACAAGAAGCAGAGCGGATTGGATAAACCTGTGCAGGACTTTTTAGAACAACGGACCAAAATGGGTAAGTTTCTAAACAGTGTCTGGGATTTAATAGACATCACGGTAGAAGATTATCTGAACAGGGATTTTGCGAATCTGATGATTAACTTCGGATGTACCGGCGGACAGCACAGAAGTGTATATGCCGCTGAACAAACAGCCAGGCATCTAAGAAATAAGTACAAAGTAAAAGTGGTATTAACACATACCAATCGTGAAAACTGGGTAAAATAAATCATGATATGAGAGCAATGATTTTTGCAGCAGGATTGGGTACCCGGTTAAAACCCTGGACCGATCATCATCCCAAGGCGCTGGCCATGGTGAATGGAAAAAGTTTATTGCAAAGAAATATTTTATACCTGCAGGAATATGGAATAACAGAGGTAGTAGTAAACGTGCATCACTTTGCCGATCAGATTGTTGATGCGGTTGAGCAGAATCGCGGATGGGGCTCTGCTATTACTATTTCCGATGAAACGGATATGGTGCTGGAAACCGGGGGAGGCTTAAAAAAAGCCGCACCACTTTTTGAAGGCGAAGAAAATATCGTCATCCTGAATGCAGATATATTGACCAACCTGCAATTGGATCAGATGGTATTGCAGCACAAGAAAACCAATGCACTGGCAACACTGGCCGTTTCGCAAAGAGAATCGTCTCGTTATTTTTTATTCGGATCCGATAGTAAATTAAAAGGCTGGACCAATACCAATACAGGTGAAGTAAAGCCTGAAGGCTTAGATATGGAAGGGTTATTCAAACGAGCTTTCAGTGGATTACATGTAATACAAACAGCCTTGCTTAAAAAAATAAGCAGAGAGGGAAAATTCTCAATGGTAGATGTATACCTTGATCTTTGTGCTGCAGAATCCATTTATGCTTTTGACCATACAGGTGCGCTATTGCTTGATGTAGGTAAACCGGAAAGCCTGGTAAAAGCGGCCAGTTTATTTGAGTAATGAGCAATAGTAAAATGAATCAGATACTTCATTTTGCCTTGATTGGCTGTGGCAGGATTTCTACAGAGCATCTCAGCCAAATTGCCCGTGTTGGCAAACTGGTAGCTGTAGTAGATGTTGATTTGTTGAAAGCGAAACAGACAGGTTTTCAATTTGGAGTTCCTTTTTTCACTAGTACTGTTCAATTGTATTCCTCTAAAATTGAGATGGATATTGTTGTTATAGCAACACCCAATGGACTCCATGCAGCGCAAGCCATTGAAGCGCTGGAAAATGGATATCATGTTTTAGTTGAAAAGCCAGTTGCATTAACAACATCTGATATTTCCCTTATACAAGCTGCTGCAGAAAAAGCGGGTAAAAATATTTATACGATAATGCAGAATCGGTTTAATCCACCGGTGCAAATGATTAAAGCATTGTTGCGTGAGCATGCTTTGGGTGCTATTCAAAATGTAAGAGTGAAATGTTTCTGGCATAGACCAGCTTCCTATTATACCGATAGTTGGCACGGAACTTTATTGCTCGATGGCGGTGTTTTGTATACACAGTACAGCCATTTTATTGATCTTCTTTGCTGGTTTCTCGGCAAAGGCAAAT is a genomic window of Sediminibacterium sp. TEGAF015 containing:
- the purH gene encoding bifunctional phosphoribosylaminoimidazolecarboxamide formyltransferase/IMP cyclohydrolase, which encodes MQKKIQSALISVFYKDGLEPIARQLQKLGITIYSTGGTQTFLENLGITCVPVESLTTYPSILGGRVKTLHPVVFGGILGRRYEAQDLQEMQDYKIPEIDLVIVDLYPFEETLRSTSEEKLIIEKIDIGGPSMIRAAAKNFKDVTVIAAKDSYGDLEKLLIDQEGNTTIEQRRAFAAKAFEVVMHYDIAISNYFNPVEEKALRYGENPHQQAKFTGDLSSVFAQLNGKELSYNNLVDVDAAVQLIADFSDYQEAVFAIIKHTNVCGVAARPTVKTAWDAALAGDPESAFGGVLVCNQTIDAATAEAINEIFFEVLIAPSYEEAALTILKTKKNRILLQLHKKDFKVASIQKSILNGTLIQDTDEGNFEKWEEVGARVCTETEKENLSFANIICKHLKSNAIALVKDKQLVGKGCGQTSRIDSLRQAIEKARQFNFELKGAVLASDAFFPFNDCVQIAHAAGMEAFIQPGGSVRDKDSVDYCVNNGLAMVMTGTRHFKH
- a CDS encoding ComEC/Rec2 family competence protein yields the protein MAKIYTSQRWWQFPMIRITLALITGLLLGKFVVVPNGLIVTVFTISSLLWLFNGRSRLFHFFKRQWMTGLSVQLLFICAGIILHKQSIPAATPISNKVVLLETPIKKANSYQALAAMHKTKLLIYFNVDIPLDSLNEGMEIQLFKKPTVIVSVTNPGGFDFKQYAAAQHIFHQVYLTKKDYRITSQHPFSITSSLLQKARQYVLHTLYLYIKSNRERGVAEALLIGYKAHLDKTLMNAYSNTGVIHIIAISGLHLGMIYSLLLLLFKPIRRLKQFSWIRTICILFFLWGFALLTGAGASVLRAAVMFSFLLLGEQQNRPHHQMNSLAGSAFCLLLFRPDFLWDIGFQLSYAAVLGILFFARPIEKLIFLKNKLLQLGWQMCSITLGAQILTLPLLLYYFHSFPNLFLIANWIAIPVSGLILYLLIGLLLLAPFSIIASPLGTCIDWLLSQLNQLIEKTASLPFALTEYIQISGWQMLLLFACIISLYQWLLHTSKVFFFIAASTLLFIVGIHTIDTLHHRHQKKIIIYHTPKHSAIDIMEGLGHQFLGDSAFNFNPVLVNQVVKPGRTLYRTGKSIRPVSVALQKPFIISRNKVILIAGPQLPFPDLATVPIVDLIVITGSRPVPMKAIAKYFPATLLVFDSSTPLWKIQKWKKEAERLHLRHYSVPEKGAFEYNL
- a CDS encoding carbamoyl phosphate synthase preATP-grasp domain-containing protein — protein: MNPTLNSNESIPSKKKKIIVLGSGPNRIGQGIEFDYCCVHGLLAIKECGYEAIMVNCNPETVSTDFDMADKLYFEPVFWEHLWEIIELEKPDGIIVQLGGQTALKLAKRLHEKGVPIVGTSFENMDIAEDRGRFSDLLKELNIPYPEYGTAYNADEAIEVANKVGYPVLVRPSYVIGGQRMRIVINDEEVEKAVISLLKHIPGNKILIDHFLDRCQEAEVDAIFDGEEFHIMGVMEHIEPAGIHSGDSNAVLPAFNLTPLVIETMEFYAEKIARALNIRGLINIQFAIKDGKVYVIEANPRASRTTPFIAKAYQIPYLNIATKVMLGAAKLSAFTMEKKLEGYAIKEPVFSFEKFPGVNKELGPEMKSTGEAIRFIKDLRDPYFRTLYKERSMNLSR
- a CDS encoding CHRD domain-containing protein, yielding MRKYKLFATIFAATAIFASCKKSDSAPEAQVVKEIMVSLAAANQNPQPTGRTERGMATIKVYNDNSITMDASVTGLASGDNLTLAHIHAGDPVTNGPVVLDFMPVFTGSMVKASVKGVRTSFIDSLKAGTADLYVNIHSTQQPSGIVRGQVFNEVSFAASVPLSGMNEVPSVTTTATGMALIRITADNKLYSKVTVSNLEASDALSAAHIHTGAAGANGGVLIGICESAADFGITKIFSPSMAILNSIKNDALYVNVHSTMRPSGVIRGQIR
- a CDS encoding DUF4136 domain-containing protein — encoded protein: MKYLFIVLLGSLFVSCSGPRVLDLATAPDANFGNYKTFAFFEVTAFGDTITEQFNERIAYLKKGIAAQMEQRRFTQVPKNPDLFINIGVAIKLEVQTRETSWPQDGMMRYMGQRNYKWKSEEVEVGRYRRGAISLHVVDAAKNHMLWTATLRGSLPDDSTKLKTFADKGIQALFSKFPVQ
- a CDS encoding Y-family DNA polymerase, translating into MIGIIDCNSFYCSCERLFLPALHNAPVVVLSNNDGCIVSRSDEAKQAGIAMGIPYFQAKELIQQKGVHTFSSNYNLYGDLSWRVMETLRQCLPAGAVEVYSVDECFVTLSHIEPDQLEAFSLHLKNTVEQWTGIKVSIGVAATKVLSKVANRLAKKNKQATNCIMVLNTPEKVATALQQTAVEDIWGVGRQYAEKLRKYNINTAFDLRSMPETWVQKNLGGVVGQRLLRELNGVQSIEMKDPLLTKKMIATTRMFGKNVTSKEQIKEAVATYITRATEKLRRQQSAASVIYVFVIPKQEKTEGRFRHGNSVGAYVHLPYASSATHILIKPAVALVDQLFQEGAVYKKAGVILSGLVPDESVQGNLFTDAVPQQNRKLMSAIDNINFAMRNDIIQFAAAGTKRNWKMRQELRSPRYTSRWEELKIVH
- a CDS encoding LexA family protein, whose translation is MDGEIGYGAAYKGSKRYSQWEVPTANATGFGAAADDYMERGIDLNEQLVHNKPATFFFRMNSDAMTGAGIFSGDTLIVDRSIKPVSGKIIIAILDGELLVRRLQKNFNQLTLVAENKKFADIPLTGGFDERAQVWGVVTYSIHAV
- a CDS encoding RapZ C-terminal domain-containing protein → MESIIEAIGQLCQQALQLTPDRIEKLPQSGSDRVYFRVYSATNTYIATYNINTRETATFVYFSQHFKKAHLPVPAILAVNDTNTIYLQEDLGTESLLNKLEASGHGEYVYQLFQKSLSALARMQVLGHQGLDYNWCLTAKEFGKQAIMSDLLYFKYYFLDTLQLPYDKQAMLDDFDALSTYLTRTQNKYFMFRDFQSRNIIVQNDQVHFIDYQGGMQGALQYDVASLLWQAKAELSEEWKDQLLEYYMDQVDPLLPEPVDRITFVSQYNGYVLIRLLQVLGAYGFRGLFERKAHFLASIPLALHNLKFFIEHKRVGIVTPEFDRVLKLVVEDSMINKFVAPQANEKTPLVITINSFSYKRGLPHDDTENGGGFMFDMRGILNPGRFDEYKKQSGLDKPVQDFLEQRTKMGKFLNSVWDLIDITVEDYLNRDFANLMINFGCTGGQHRSVYAAEQTARHLRNKYKVKVVLTHTNRENWVK
- a CDS encoding nucleotidyltransferase family protein, which translates into the protein MRAMIFAAGLGTRLKPWTDHHPKALAMVNGKSLLQRNILYLQEYGITEVVVNVHHFADQIVDAVEQNRGWGSAITISDETDMVLETGGGLKKAAPLFEGEENIVILNADILTNLQLDQMVLQHKKTNALATLAVSQRESSRYFLFGSDSKLKGWTNTNTGEVKPEGLDMEGLFKRAFSGLHVIQTALLKKISREGKFSMVDVYLDLCAAESIYAFDHTGALLLDVGKPESLVKAASLFE
- a CDS encoding Gfo/Idh/MocA family protein, with translation MSNSKMNQILHFALIGCGRISTEHLSQIARVGKLVAVVDVDLLKAKQTGFQFGVPFFTSTVQLYSSKIEMDIVVIATPNGLHAAQAIEALENGYHVLVEKPVALTTSDISLIQAAAEKAGKNIYTIMQNRFNPPVQMIKALLREHALGAIQNVRVKCFWHRPASYYTDSWHGTLLLDGGVLYTQYSHFIDLLCWFLGKGKLLEASFNNRLHEGLIEFEDEGNLKMIFENNISVQMEYGINEPQINREGSIEIIGEKGRVKAGGAYLNEWDYSTDDSVLQKKIDLLLKAFFSVTNTDVTTMSNLYQPSFEPNNYGNYKGSMRNHHKVYDNLVQSLKHQVPYYTTIEEAKNTIELINLIYQAR